From the genome of Muricauda sp. SCSIO 64092, one region includes:
- a CDS encoding response regulator: MKVLFIEDDMIESMKLQRAISKFQYKHTIIEAKNGEEALEILKGGDLPDIIFLDLNMPRMSGIEFLTILKSDDRLKYLPTVILTTSENRADLLECFRIGIAGYIIKPLKYEDYESKIKKVFDYWEISELIKA; this comes from the coding sequence GTGAAAGTATTATTTATAGAAGATGATATGATAGAATCCATGAAATTGCAACGGGCAATTTCAAAGTTTCAATACAAACACACCATTATTGAAGCTAAAAATGGAGAAGAGGCCCTTGAAATTTTGAAAGGTGGGGACTTGCCGGATATTATTTTCTTGGACCTAAATATGCCCAGAATGAGTGGCATTGAATTTTTGACCATTTTAAAATCCGATGACCGTCTTAAATATTTGCCTACCGTGATTTTGACCACATCGGAAAATAGGGCGGATTTATTGGAATGTTTCCGCATTGGGATTGCCGGTTACATTATAAAGCCCTTAAAATATGAGGATTACGAGTCAAAAATTAAAAAAGTGTTTGAT
- a CDS encoding MmcQ/YjbR family DNA-binding protein: MNIEQLREYCISKKGVTESFPFDEHTLVFKVMGKMFALVALERLPSQVNLKCDPERALTLREEYDGIIIPGYHMSKKHWNTLYLDQLPPLFLKELIDDSYNLVVSKLPKRTREQLGY, translated from the coding sequence GTGAATATTGAACAGTTAAGGGAATATTGCATTTCCAAGAAAGGGGTAACCGAAAGTTTTCCCTTTGATGAACATACCTTGGTGTTCAAGGTAATGGGAAAAATGTTCGCGCTGGTGGCCTTGGAGCGTTTGCCCTCCCAGGTAAACTTAAAATGCGACCCGGAAAGGGCCTTGACATTAAGGGAGGAATATGATGGTATTATAATCCCAGGCTACCACATGAGCAAAAAACATTGGAATACCCTCTATTTAGATCAATTGCCACCCCTATTTTTAAAGGAACTTATAGACGACTCCTACAACTTGGTGGTTTCAAAACTTCCCAAGCGAACTCGGGAGCAACTGGGATACTAA
- a CDS encoding Dabb family protein translates to MKKTIVALALLFLPLVVVAQKSTILEFDSEFAHVVYIWLKDPDNPSHRATFEKSLRKFLDNSKFAKTNFIGRPPKAVREVVDDSFTYNLIVTFESAKAQEGYQKEEAHLTFIEECKDLWEKVIVYDAKGIPQ, encoded by the coding sequence ATGAAAAAAACAATAGTAGCGTTGGCATTGCTTTTTTTGCCGTTGGTGGTGGTCGCCCAAAAATCGACCATACTGGAATTTGATTCCGAATTTGCACATGTGGTCTATATCTGGCTTAAAGATCCGGATAATCCGTCCCATAGGGCGACCTTTGAAAAATCACTTCGAAAGTTTTTGGATAACTCAAAATTCGCCAAGACCAACTTTATTGGAAGACCACCCAAAGCGGTCAGGGAGGTAGTGGACGATTCATTTACCTATAACCTAATCGTTACTTTTGAATCTGCCAAAGCACAGGAGGGTTATCAAAAGGAAGAAGCACATCTTACCTTTATTGAGGAATGTAAGGACCTTTGGGAAAAAGTAATCGTATACGACGCTAAGGGCATACCACAGTGA
- a CDS encoding DUF4230 domain-containing protein yields the protein MDGFIEAILGLLLGVVLTYWVYGLFNQKRRKELVQHQSTVILDKIKSVCKLVSVEGDFAEIYSYENIKEGFMKVLSSKKKALVVINAKAQVGYDLKKLLLKADLDKKRIILSEFPEPEVLSIEPDIQFYDIKNGLFNSFSSEDLTDLNAKAKEHIREKIPESGLLETAKKEALEAVLIIEKIVETIGWKLDYSALELSNREKQFLES from the coding sequence ATGGATGGTTTTATTGAGGCAATTTTAGGACTGTTATTGGGTGTGGTACTCACGTATTGGGTGTATGGCCTTTTCAACCAAAAAAGGAGAAAGGAGCTTGTTCAACACCAATCCACCGTAATTTTGGATAAGATCAAAAGTGTCTGTAAACTGGTTTCGGTAGAAGGGGATTTCGCTGAGATTTATAGCTATGAGAATATCAAGGAAGGTTTTATGAAGGTCCTCAGCAGTAAGAAGAAAGCCCTTGTGGTCATCAATGCCAAAGCACAGGTGGGATATGATCTTAAAAAATTACTTTTGAAGGCCGACCTGGATAAAAAAAGGATTATCCTCTCAGAATTCCCCGAACCCGAGGTATTGTCCATTGAACCGGACATTCAGTTCTATGATATTAAAAATGGTTTGTTCAATTCCTTTTCTTCGGAAGACCTGACCGATTTAAATGCCAAGGCCAAGGAACATATTCGGGAGAAAATTCCAGAGAGTGGTCTTTTGGAAACAGCAAAGAAGGAAGCACTGGAGGCTGTATTGATCATTGAGAAGATTGTGGAGACCATTGGTTGGAAATTGGATTATTCCGCTTTGGAACTATCAAATAGGGAAAAACAGTTTTTAGAAAGTTAA
- a CDS encoding cyclase family protein has translation MIASVKYKSQTLKVDLSKPLDISIPLRGGISNVNAWYVAPPTIGPHKEEGFVGSVKEGGSVNFNDIHFNPHAHVTHTECVGHITKNVHSINDHLKNYFFWTELITVAPEKQGMDFVISKKQLQYALGAKKREAVVIRTLPNTTEKYNRQYSNTNPPYFLEEAIRYLRDKGVEHLLVDLPSVDREKDGGFLKAHKTFWNLDGDIRFKATITEFVYVDNSIEDGRYLLNLQVAPFENDASPSRPLLYGPV, from the coding sequence ATGATAGCTTCCGTCAAGTACAAATCCCAGACGTTAAAAGTGGACTTGTCCAAGCCTTTGGATATATCCATCCCCTTACGTGGAGGTATATCCAACGTCAATGCGTGGTATGTTGCCCCACCCACCATAGGGCCACATAAGGAAGAAGGATTTGTGGGAAGTGTAAAGGAAGGGGGGAGCGTAAATTTTAATGATATCCACTTTAATCCACACGCCCATGTTACGCATACGGAATGTGTGGGGCATATTACCAAAAATGTCCACTCGATAAATGACCATCTAAAAAACTACTTTTTCTGGACGGAACTGATTACGGTTGCCCCGGAGAAACAAGGAATGGATTTTGTGATTTCCAAGAAGCAATTACAGTATGCGTTGGGTGCCAAAAAAAGGGAAGCCGTCGTTATTAGGACATTGCCCAATACCACTGAAAAATACAATAGACAGTATTCCAATACCAATCCCCCCTATTTTTTGGAAGAGGCCATTAGGTATTTAAGGGATAAGGGGGTGGAACATTTGTTGGTGGATTTGCCTTCGGTGGATAGGGAGAAGGATGGAGGTTTTCTCAAGGCCCATAAGACATTTTGGAATTTGGACGGGGACATTCGGTTTAAGGCTACCATTACGGAATTCGTATATGTGGACAATAGTATCGAGGACGGTAGATACCTTCTTAACCTGCAGGTGGCCCCTTTTGAAAATGATGCAAGCCCCAGTAGGCCCCTGTTATATGGCCCGGTCTAA
- a CDS encoding DUF2855 family protein gives MATINALDFTVKIDDFRRVKVVEKTYSGKLLPNQVLLEIDQFSFTSNNITYGVVGKQMNYWKFFPTQSSYGIIPVWGLANVVISNHPDVQVGQRFYGYYPMSSHLLVTVNNVGSKGFVDNTKHRQALPSIYNFYVNTEQDPTFTPETEKLISIFRPLFVTSFLIDAHLAEQNFYKTSQILITSASSKTAQALACLLAFRKKKNALNWNLLGLTSKRNMEFVGQLEWYDQVMSYDSIAQLNSNEKFVVIDFSGNHNTQFQLQRFLNKNLVYNCLVGLVDWQNLEGENPLPEKGEFFFAPTHAEKRREEWGVSGFQQKIGIAWLQFMEVVQSTISIKEHIGVQELEKLYSDMLNGKIDPKYGNIVSLNRMNKRL, from the coding sequence GTGGCAACTATAAATGCATTGGACTTTACGGTGAAAATTGATGATTTCCGACGAGTCAAGGTTGTAGAAAAAACGTATTCTGGGAAACTATTGCCAAATCAGGTACTTTTAGAGATTGATCAATTTTCATTTACTTCCAATAACATCACCTATGGTGTAGTGGGGAAACAAATGAACTATTGGAAATTTTTTCCAACGCAATCCAGTTACGGAATCATTCCAGTTTGGGGGTTGGCTAATGTAGTTATTTCCAATCATCCGGATGTACAAGTAGGTCAACGATTTTATGGATATTACCCCATGAGTTCTCACTTATTGGTTACCGTTAACAATGTTGGTAGTAAAGGTTTTGTGGATAATACTAAACACAGACAGGCGCTCCCATCAATCTATAATTTTTATGTGAATACGGAACAGGACCCTACATTCACTCCAGAAACCGAAAAGTTAATTTCCATATTTCGTCCATTGTTTGTCACGTCCTTTTTGATTGATGCTCATTTAGCAGAACAGAATTTCTATAAAACTTCTCAAATACTAATTACAAGCGCATCCAGTAAAACGGCTCAAGCATTGGCCTGTCTATTGGCATTTCGTAAAAAGAAAAATGCTTTGAATTGGAATCTTTTAGGACTTACTTCAAAAAGGAATATGGAATTTGTGGGACAATTGGAGTGGTATGATCAAGTCATGAGCTATGATTCGATTGCGCAATTGAATTCCAATGAAAAATTCGTTGTGATAGACTTTTCGGGAAACCATAACACCCAATTCCAGTTACAAAGGTTTTTGAACAAAAATTTGGTATATAATTGTCTGGTGGGGCTTGTTGATTGGCAAAATCTAGAAGGTGAAAACCCACTTCCCGAAAAGGGGGAATTTTTCTTTGCTCCCACACACGCAGAAAAACGTCGGGAAGAGTGGGGGGTATCAGGATTTCAGCAAAAAATTGGGATAGCTTGGCTACAATTTATGGAGGTTGTTCAATCAACAATTTCCATTAAAGAACACATTGGGGTTCAGGAATTGGAAAAATTATATTCGGATATGTTGAACGGGAAAATTGACCCCAAGTATGGCAACATCGTGAGTTTAAATAGGATGAATAAAAGATTATAG